From Shewanella acanthi:
CTTCCCCGGTGTGCAATCCCCTAAGGAAGTCGCTAAATCCCTAAACAAGGCAAGCCCACACCGCTTTGCCAGTGGAGATCCGCTATGAGCCATAGCCCAACCGATGCACAGTCACCTTCGATGAATGACGAGGCGACAAAAACGGATAAGCGCCTAAATAAGAGATTAAAAGATATGCCGATCGCCATCGTCGGTATGGCTAGCATTTTCGCTAATTCCCGCTATCTGAATCAGTTTTGGGATTTAATCTGCGACAAGATTGATGCCATTACCGACGTGCCAGAAACCCATTGGTCGGCCGATGATTACTATGATGCCGACAAGTCCAAAGCCGATAAAAGCTACTGTAAACGCGGTGGTTTTATGCCTGAGGTTGACTTCAACCCGATGGAATTTGGTCTGCCGCCAAACATTTTAGAACTTACCGACAGCTCGCAGTTACTGTCACTTATCGTCGCTAAAGAAGTGCTGCAAGATGCTAACTTGCCTGACGATTACGACCGTGATCGCATCGGCATCACCCTAGGGATTGGTGGCGGACAAAAGCTCAGTCACAGCCTAAACGCGCGCCTGCAATATCCAGTACTAAAAAAAGTATTTAAAAGCAGTGGTCTCAGTGATGAAGACAGCGAGCTTCTCATCAAAAAATACCAAGACCAATATGTGCACTGGGAGGAGAATTCCTTCCCTGGCTCCCTTGGCAACGTTATTGCAGGCCGCATCGCTAACCGTTTCGACTTAGGTGGCATGAACTGCGTGGTGGATGCAGCCTGTGCAGGCTCACTCGCGGCAATGCGCATGGCACTGACCGAGCTGACCGAAGGTCGAAGCGACATGATGATCACAGGCGGCGTCTGTACCGACAACTCGCCCTACATGTACATGAGCTTTTCAAAAACCCCTGCCTTTACCACCAATGAGCAAATTCAACCCTTTGATATCGATTCAAAAGGCATGATGATTGGTGAAGGCATCGGCATGGTGGCGCTAAAACGCCTCGAGGATGCCGAGCGCGATGGCGACCGAATTTATGCCGTTATCAAGGGGGTTGGCGCCTCATCGGATGGCAAATTTAAGAGCATTTATGCGCCGCGCCCAGAGGGTCAAGCCAAGGCATTAGAGCGCGCCTACGATGATGCGGGCTTTGCGCCGCACACAGTTGGCCTGATTGAAGCCCACGGCACGGGCACGGCGGCTGGGGATGTGGCCGAATTTAATGGCTTAACCTCAGTATTCTCAAAGGATAATGAGCAGTTACAGCATATTGCACTGGGCTCGGTAAAATCCCAAGTCGGTCATACTAAGTCTACCGCTGGCACTGCCGGGGTGATTAAGGCCGCGCTTGCACTGCACCACAAGGTGTTGCCGCCGACCATTAACGTAAGTCAACCCAACCCTAAGTTGAATATTGGCCTATCGCCATTTTATCTTAATACCGAGGCGCGCCCTTGGATCCAACGCAGCGACAATACGCCGCGCCGCGCAGGCATTAGCTCCTTCGGTTTTGGCGGTACTAACTTCCACTTAGTGTTAGAGGAATACAGTCCAGAGCATCAGCGCGCAAGCACTACTCATACAGCCTATCGCCAGCGCAGCGTGGCACAAAGCTGGTTATTTGCCGCCACAGACAAAACTGCGCTCCTTGGCGAGTTAAAAGCCGCGCTTCAGCAAGCCACTGCGGCCAAGGCTGATATTTCGAAGGCCCACTTTGTTGCCTTTGCAAAATCCTACGCCCTGCGTGAACTGGCGCCGCAATCGGCCCGCCTTGGATTTATCGCCAAGGACTATACCCAATTACAGACTCTGTTAACTCAAGCGATAGCGCAGCTAGAATCCAATCACGCAGAGAGCTGGCAGTTACCCTCAGGGATAAGTTTCCGCGCCCAAGCACTGGTCAAGGATAACAATAAGGTCGCCGCACTCTTTGCCGGCCAAGGTTCACAGTACCTGAATATGGGGCTGGAAATCGCTAACAACTTCCCAGAACTGCGCCAACAAATTTTGGCGAGTGATAAAGTGTTTAACGCCCACGGGCAAAAAGCGCTTTCAAGTGTGCTTTACCCCATTCCCGCTTTTGATGATGCAACCCGTAAGGCACAGGAACAGGCACTCACCAATACCCTCTATGCTCAAAGTGCGATTGGCGCCATTTCTATGGCTCAATACTCCCTGTTTACCCAAGCGGGTTTTGTGCCGAATATGCTGGCTGGACACAGCTTTGGTGAACTGTCAGCCCTTTGCGCCGCTGGTGTGATTTCAATGGATGACTACATCAAGCTTGCCTTTGAACGTGGTCAGGCAATGGCGCAGTCACCACAGGATGCGCTTAATCAGTATGGGATTATAGATAGCGGTGTGATGTACGCCATTATCCTTAAGCAAAAACAAGACATTGATACCATTAATGACTGCTTAGCCCAATTCGATGGTGTGAAGATTGCTAACTACAACTCGCCAACCCAATTGGTAATTGCAGGCGCAACCGAGCAGACCCATGGGGCCGCTAAGGCCATTGGCGAATTAGGCTTTAAGGCCATTGCATTGCCCGTATCGGGCGCCTTCCACACACCACTTGTCGCCCATGCACAAAAGCCATTTAGCGAAGCCATTGATAAAGTTAAGTTTAATACACCAACAACTGCGCTTTATGCCAATGGCACAGGTCAATTACATCCACTGGATGGCGATGCCATTAAAGCTGCATTTAAAGATCACATGCTGCAGTCGGTTCACTTTAGCGAGCAGCTTGAAGCCATGTATGCGGCGGGGGCGCGGGTGTTTGTCGAATTTGGTCCTAAAAATATTCTGCAAAAACTCGTTGAGAACACCCTAAGCCCATACTTAGACGAGCTTTGCCTTATTAGCATTAACCCTAATCCGAAGTCCGATGCCGATAGCCAGATGCGCCTCGCGGCAGTACAACTTGCCGTTGCAGGTGTAACGCTTACCGAGTTAGACCCCTATCAGGCACCGCTGATGGCACCCGCAGCAAGCTCGGCCATGAACATTAAGCTCAATGCCACTAACTACATCAGCCCTGCTACCCGCAGCAAAATGGTCGATTCGCTGCAATCGGGCAAAATTACCTGCCAAGTGCAGTATGTGGATCGCCTAGTTGAAAAAGTGGTTGAGAAAATCGTTGAAAAACCAGTGATTGTCGAAAAAATTCAAGAAAAGGTTGTCGAAGTGGAAAAGCCAGTGGCACAAAATAACAATAATATTCAACAGCAAACGCCTGTACAGCCAGCCAGCTTTACCGCAGGACAGGTAAATCAAGATGCCCTGAGCGCCTTTTTTGCCGCTCAAACCCAGGCGGCGCAATTGCACCAGCAATTTTTAGCAATCCCGCAGCAATACGGCGATACCTTTAGCGCCCTGATGGCGGAGCAGGCAAAAATGGCCAGTCTTGGCATTGCCATTCCTGAGAGCCTGCAACGCTCAATGGAGCTTTTCCACCAACATCAAGCACAGACCCTAAAGAGTCATACCGAATTTATGCAGCTTCAAAGCAGCACCAGTCAGGCAGCCTTAGCCCTGTTAGGTCAAATGCCAGTTCAGACAGTTCAAGCCGCGCCAACGCCAGTCGCTTATTCAACACAGGCAGCAACCACAACCCTTACAGCTCCCGTGCCGCCAGCGGCGATAACGCCACTGATGCCACAAACCCCACACCAGCCAACGATTGTTGAACCTACAAAAGTTGAACCTCAACATGTGGCCACGACGGTAATCCCTGCCCAGCAGAGCACTCTCGCACCAGGCGCGTCAAATACCGGATTAGCGGCACAGCAAATTGAGCAAGCTATGTTGTCTGTTGTAGCCGATAAGACGGGTTACCCTGTAGAGATGCTCGAACTTAACATGGATATGGAAGCCGATTTAGGTATCGATTCCATCAAGCGGGTGGAGATTTTAGGTACAGTGCAAGACCAACTGCCTAACCTGCCAGAATTAAGCCCAGAAGATTTAGCGGAGTGTCGCACTCTAGGTGAGATTGTGGCGCTCTTTAGTCAAACACAACCTAACCAAGCATCAGCGTCAACGGCTTCAACAGTAACTCATCAGGCTTCAGCCCAAATCAGCCATCAAGCCATTGAGCAAACCATGATGACAGTCGTGGCCGACAAGACGGGTTACCCTGTCGAAATGCTCGAACTTAGTATGGATATGGAGGCCGATTTAGGTATCGATTCCATTAAGCGGGTGGAGATTTTAGGTACAGTTCAAGACCAACTGCCAAATCTGCCGGAATTAAGCCCTGAGGATTTAGCGGAGTGTCGCACCCTAGGCGAGATTGTGGCGCTTTTCAATCAATCACTAGCTAGCCAAGCATCAAACGTAGCTGCCCCAATAACAGCTTCAATTCCAACCCATCAGGCTTCAACCCAAATCAGCCATCAGGCCATCGAGCAAACCATGATGACCGTTGTTGCCGATAAGACAGGTTATCCCGTTGAAATGCTCGAACTTAGCATGGATATGGAGGCCGATTTAGGTATCGATTCTATTAAGCGGGTGGAGATTTTAGGTGCGGTTCAAGACCAACTGCCGAACCTGCCAGAATTAAGTCCAGAGGATTTAGCAGAGTGTCGCACCTTAGGTGAGATTGTCGCGCTTTTCAATCAATCACTAGCTAGCCAAGCATCAAACGTAGCTGCCCCAATAACAGCTTCAATTCCAACCCATCAGGCTTCAACCCAAATCAGCCATCAGGCCATCGAGCAAACCATGATGACCGTTGTTGCCGATAAGACAGGTTATCCCGTTGAAATGTTGGAACTTAGCATGGATATGGAGGCCGATTTAGGTATCGATTCCATTAAGCGGGTTGAGATTTTAGGTACGGTTCAAGACCAACTGCCGAACCTGCCAGAATTAAGCCCTGAGGATTTAGCGGAGTGTCGCACCCTGGGTGAGATTGTCGCGCTTTTTAGTCAATCACAACCTGAAAGCCAACACTCTGCAACGGCTTCACTATCAACTCATCAGGCTTCAGCCCAAATCAGCCATCAAGCCATCGAGCAAACCATGATGGCGGTCGTGGCCGACAAGACAGGTTATCCCGTTGAAATGCTCGAACTTAGCATGGATATGGAAGCCGATTTAGGTATCGATTCCATTAAGCGGGTTGAGATTTTAGGCACAGTCCAAGACCAACTGCCGAATCTGCCGGAATTAAGCCCTGAGGATTTAGCGGAGTGTCGCACCTTAAGTGAGATTGTCGCGCTTTACGCCGATAACCAAAACGCAGACGCGCAGGCAACTGACAGTTCCAGTGCTAAAACCAATACCGAGTCTGATCTAGGCGAGCTTAATCACCCCATTGTACTGCCGCCCCATAGCGAGGTCATGCTAAAAAAGTTGCCAGCGGCGGCTGAGTTAGCGCACATTTTAGGCAGCAGCAAAGTAACACTTACAGCCAACAACTGCGTGGTCATCATAGATGATGGCCACAACGCGGGCGTACTCGCCGAAAAACTCCATGCCCAAGGCTTGACTGTAGCCGTAGTACGTTCGCCTAAATCGGTCGTAACCAGTGCATCGCCGCTTGATAGTCATATCGCCAGTTTCACCTTGGAGGCTATTGACGATGCCAACATTCTTGACGTCATCAATGACATTGAAGAACTGGGTCAAATTGCCGGTTTTATCCATTTGCAACCGCAACTTAAGTCTGCACTTAATGCTTCAGATAGTTTGGATGCTGATTTTACCGCTGGCTTAGTACTTTCAAACGAGGCGAAATCCAGTGTTGAGCAGGCCTTCCTGTTTGCCAAGCACTTGCAACCTTTGCTGACAGAGCGAGATCACTGCCGCTTTATGACGGTAAGCCGTATCGACGGTGGCTTTGGTTATCACAGCATTGATCCTAACAACCAAGGCGACAACGGTGAGTATAA
This genomic window contains:
- a CDS encoding type I polyketide synthase, whose translation is MSHSPTDAQSPSMNDEATKTDKRLNKRLKDMPIAIVGMASIFANSRYLNQFWDLICDKIDAITDVPETHWSADDYYDADKSKADKSYCKRGGFMPEVDFNPMEFGLPPNILELTDSSQLLSLIVAKEVLQDANLPDDYDRDRIGITLGIGGGQKLSHSLNARLQYPVLKKVFKSSGLSDEDSELLIKKYQDQYVHWEENSFPGSLGNVIAGRIANRFDLGGMNCVVDAACAGSLAAMRMALTELTEGRSDMMITGGVCTDNSPYMYMSFSKTPAFTTNEQIQPFDIDSKGMMIGEGIGMVALKRLEDAERDGDRIYAVIKGVGASSDGKFKSIYAPRPEGQAKALERAYDDAGFAPHTVGLIEAHGTGTAAGDVAEFNGLTSVFSKDNEQLQHIALGSVKSQVGHTKSTAGTAGVIKAALALHHKVLPPTINVSQPNPKLNIGLSPFYLNTEARPWIQRSDNTPRRAGISSFGFGGTNFHLVLEEYSPEHQRASTTHTAYRQRSVAQSWLFAATDKTALLGELKAALQQATAAKADISKAHFVAFAKSYALRELAPQSARLGFIAKDYTQLQTLLTQAIAQLESNHAESWQLPSGISFRAQALVKDNNKVAALFAGQGSQYLNMGLEIANNFPELRQQILASDKVFNAHGQKALSSVLYPIPAFDDATRKAQEQALTNTLYAQSAIGAISMAQYSLFTQAGFVPNMLAGHSFGELSALCAAGVISMDDYIKLAFERGQAMAQSPQDALNQYGIIDSGVMYAIILKQKQDIDTINDCLAQFDGVKIANYNSPTQLVIAGATEQTHGAAKAIGELGFKAIALPVSGAFHTPLVAHAQKPFSEAIDKVKFNTPTTALYANGTGQLHPLDGDAIKAAFKDHMLQSVHFSEQLEAMYAAGARVFVEFGPKNILQKLVENTLSPYLDELCLISINPNPKSDADSQMRLAAVQLAVAGVTLTELDPYQAPLMAPAASSAMNIKLNATNYISPATRSKMVDSLQSGKITCQVQYVDRLVEKVVEKIVEKPVIVEKIQEKVVEVEKPVAQNNNNIQQQTPVQPASFTAGQVNQDALSAFFAAQTQAAQLHQQFLAIPQQYGDTFSALMAEQAKMASLGIAIPESLQRSMELFHQHQAQTLKSHTEFMQLQSSTSQAALALLGQMPVQTVQAAPTPVAYSTQAATTTLTAPVPPAAITPLMPQTPHQPTIVEPTKVEPQHVATTVIPAQQSTLAPGASNTGLAAQQIEQAMLSVVADKTGYPVEMLELNMDMEADLGIDSIKRVEILGTVQDQLPNLPELSPEDLAECRTLGEIVALFSQTQPNQASASTASTVTHQASAQISHQAIEQTMMTVVADKTGYPVEMLELSMDMEADLGIDSIKRVEILGTVQDQLPNLPELSPEDLAECRTLGEIVALFNQSLASQASNVAAPITASIPTHQASTQISHQAIEQTMMTVVADKTGYPVEMLELSMDMEADLGIDSIKRVEILGAVQDQLPNLPELSPEDLAECRTLGEIVALFNQSLASQASNVAAPITASIPTHQASTQISHQAIEQTMMTVVADKTGYPVEMLELSMDMEADLGIDSIKRVEILGTVQDQLPNLPELSPEDLAECRTLGEIVALFSQSQPESQHSATASLSTHQASAQISHQAIEQTMMAVVADKTGYPVEMLELSMDMEADLGIDSIKRVEILGTVQDQLPNLPELSPEDLAECRTLSEIVALYADNQNADAQATDSSSAKTNTESDLGELNHPIVLPPHSEVMLKKLPAAAELAHILGSSKVTLTANNCVVIIDDGHNAGVLAEKLHAQGLTVAVVRSPKSVVTSASPLDSHIASFTLEAIDDANILDVINDIEELGQIAGFIHLQPQLKSALNASDSLDADFTAGLVLSNEAKSSVEQAFLFAKHLQPLLTERDHCRFMTVSRIDGGFGYHSIDPNNQGDNGEYNCDEQPLIKHAELNQAALSGLTKTLNHEWPGVVCRALDLAPQLDAKKVANAIVQEFFTEDAPVEVGINSHLERATLVAGDAAIQHQAAALSATDKILVTGGAKGVTFECALSLAKRSRAHFILAGRSAHQAIPNWAQGKNASELKAAAIAHIQSMGEKPTPKQVDALVWPVQSSLEISHALKAFEDAGASAEYLSVDVNNPDAIASTIAPISALSPITGIIHGAGVLADKHIQDKSLNELERVYGTKVTGLHNLLAALDLHQLKLVALFSSAAGFYGNTGQSDYAMSNDILNKAALQLSQQLPSAKVMSFDWGPWDGGMVNPALKKMFVERGVYVIPLKAGAELFANKLLSTSGAQLLIGTDMQGNSGTVATESDVTSTDSAVIAATTGISHEETIIAARSADVKKLKADLTSSLDPQAMAHQATNSVEGAIFTRTLDPKAMIFIEDHCINGNPVLPTVCAIDWMREAAREHYGESFKVQDYQLLKGIIFDETLLSRAENEPIELELSLTPLLTNAEGYQALISFEGRPQYQAQLIPDSVEAQTASRFLPLVENQSLGSSTVIATGESLYRDGTLFHGPRLQGISAVTAFDDNGLMAKIELPLVTLSDCGEFAPILEDKGSQPFAEDLLLQAMLVWARFKYQAASLPSAIGEFISHAPLAFGEKGVLVLEVIKHTPRQVEANIALYHQDGRLSCEMKHAKVTISKTLNSAFLNNKAVSDVLQADVQQFGESVL